Genomic segment of Caproiciproducens sp. NJN-50:
AGGCGCATCGTGTCGGCGCCGTATTCACGGACGATATCGTCCGGGTTGACAACGTTGCCGCGCGACTTGCTCATTTTTTCACCGTTTTCGCCGAGGATCATCCCGTGGCTGGTCCGCTTGGCATACGGCTCCGGAGTGGGCACGACGCCGATGTCGTAAAGGAACTTGTGCCAAAAGCGGCTGTACAGCACGTGAAGCGTCGTATGCTCCATCCCGCCGTTGTACCAGTCGACCGGAGTCCAGTATTTCAGCGCATCCTGGGACGCGAGCGCGTCATGGTCGTGCGCGTCGGTGTACCGCAGGAAATACCAGGAAGAACCGGCCCACTGGGGCATGGTGTCGGTTTCGCGCTGCGCCGGGCCGCCGCAGTGCGGGCAGGTGGTGTTGACCCAATCCGTCATGTGGGCCAGCGGCGACTCACCGTTGTCGGTCGGCTCATAGGACTTGACGTTCGGCAGCCGGATCGGCAGTTCGCTTTCAGGAACGGGCACATAGCCGCACTTCGGGCATTTGACGATCGGGATCGGCTCCCCCCAGTAGCGCTGGCGGGAGAAGACCCAGTCGCGCAGCTTGAAGTTGACCTTCGCGCGCCCGATCCCCTTTTCGATCAGAGCATCAATGATTTTTTTCTTTGCTTCCTCGACCGAAAGCCCGTTCAGGATCCCTGAGTTGACCAGAATCCCGGTTCCGCAGTCTGTAAAGGCCTCTTCCTGTACACTGCCGCCTTTGACGACCTCGATGATGGGAAGACCGAACTTTTTGGCGAATTCCCAGTCGCGGGTATCGTGCGCCGGAACAGCCATGATCGCGCCGGTTCCGTAGGAGACCAGAACATAGTCGGAAATGAAAATCGGGATTTCCGTCCCGTTGACCGGGTTGATCGCGCTGATTCCGTCCAGCCGGACCCCGGTTTTGTCCTTTGCGACTTCCGTGCGCTCAAAATCCGACTTTTTGGACGCTTCCTCCTGATAGGCGGAAACCTCGTCCGGATTTTTGACCATTCCCTTCCATTTTTCGAGGAGCGGATGCTCCGGGGAAACGACCATGTAGGTCACGCCGTAGAGCGTGTCGGGCCGCGTGGTGTAAACGGTGAGTTGATCCCCCGCCGTCGTGGCGAAATCGACCTCCGCGCCCGTGGAGCGGCCGATCCAGTTGATCTGCTGCGATTTGACCCGGTCCGGGTAATCCACCAGTGCGAGATCGTCGATGAGGCGCTGCGCATACTCCGTGATTTTCAGCATCCACTGCGATTTTACCTTGCGGACCACTTCGCTTCCGCAGCGCTCGCAAACGCCGTTGACAACCTCTTCGTTGGCCAGGACGCATTTGCAGGAGGTGCACCAGTTGACCGCCATCTCTTTTTTATAGGCGAGGCCGTGCTTGAACAGCTGCAAAAAGATCCACTGGGTCCATTTATAATACTCCGGATCGGTCGTATTGATCTCGCGCGTCCAATCGAACGACAGGCCCAGGGATTTCAGCTGCTCCTTAAAGCGGGCCACATTCTTTTTGGTCACCTCAGCCGGGTGCACATGATTTTTAATCGCATAGTTCTCGCTGGGCAGCCCGAACGCGTCCCAGCCGATCGGATACAGAACGTTGTAACCCTGCATGCGCCGCTTGCGCGCGATGATATCCATTGCCGTGTACGACCGCGGGTGTCCCACATGGAGTCCCTGCCCAGATGGATAGGGAAACTCGATCAGCGTGTAGTATTTCGGCATGTCATGACGGTCGGAGGCGTGAAAAACCCCGGCTTCTTCCCAGCGGTCCTGCCACTTTTTTTCAATTGGTCTGTGATCATATTTCATTGATTCATACGCCCCTAAATTTGTATCATTTTGCGCGGCAAAGGAACTCCGCCGCGCTGAAAGTCAATTTAAATATGGGGATAGATACACAATCTCTCCATCCTGCCAAAGCCTGTCCAGATCGTAAAATTTTCTGGATTCTTCTGTAAAAACATGGACCACTACATTCCCGTAGTCAAGCAGGACCCAGGAGTTGGAGCGGTATCCTTCCTTATGGCCGGGTTTGAGCCCGGATTCCTCAAGCTGAAATTCCGTTTCATCCGCAAGCGCCTTTACGTGCGTGCTGCTGGTGCCGGTTGCCAGGACAAAATAATCGGCAAGGATCGACACATCCCGGATTCCGATGATCTTGAGATCCTTCGCCTTTTTGCTGTCCAATATTTTCGCAGCCTTTGCGGCCAGTTCCAGTGACGTCATTCCCAACAACCTTTCTGATTCCGTTTTCTAAGATTGATTCTGCAAAATCGTATGGTTATAGGCCGCGATGGTGTCGGGGTGGATCGGCCGTTTCGCATCGGCCAAATCCTTGATCGTGAAGACGATCCCCGCGATCATGGCCTCTTCAAGACTGTTCCTCGCGGCTTCCCGCATCCGCTCCACGCCGGGGTAATCCCTGTCGTCCGAAATAAAATCGGCGATAAACAGAATTTTATCCAAAAGTGTCATGTTCTCCCGTCCCGTTGTGTGATAACGTACGGCCTGCAGGATTTCAGGATCGGTTACGCCCAATTCCCGGCGGATGTATTCCGCGCCCAGCATCGCATGCCACAGCTTCGGGGCACACCGCTCCACTTCCGTGAGACGGATGCCATACCGGTCCATGAGGTTTCTCTGCTCTTCCCGGGGAAGGTCCTTCATGATGTCGTGAAGGATCCCGGCGGTCTCCGCCTTCTTTTCGTCCGCGCCGTACCGACGGGCCAGCTGAGCCGCCGCACGGGAAACGCATACGGAATGCTCGTAACGCTGATCCCCCAGAAGGGTTCGGATCGCTGATTGATAGGACTCAAAGTTCATATGATTCCTCCGAATACAGGTGATGTCGGTAAATGTAATCGGCGACCGCCTGCGGGACATAAGCGGAAAGGTTTTCTTTTTTCCGAGCGGCATTCCGAACCATTGTGGAAGAAATCGGCAAAAATTCGATATCGCAGATCATCGTTTTCGCCCCCGCCCTTCCGACTCTTTCCGCATATTCGTTCAGCGCTTCGCACCCACGTTCGCTCCGCGGCGCGGCGCAGACCGTTGCCAAAGAATAAATCTTCTCCGGTTCGTGCCACTTCCCCAAAGTCAGAAACATGTCCTCCCCCGTAATGAAAAACAGCTCCGAACCGGGATTCTCCCGCTTCACAGCCAAAAGCGTGTCGGAGGTATAGCTCGGGCCGTCCCGTTCGATCTCGATGGCGCTGACCTCAAATCCGTCCCGCTCCACCGCAAGCCGGCACATCTCCAGCCGGTCCCGCGCCGGCGCCAAATCCCGGATGACTTTATGCGGCGGAATTTTTGTGGGAATCAGCAGGACGCGGTCCGCCCCGATCCTCTGCGCGAACTGGCGGACCAAATGCAGATGCCCGTTATGGACCGGATTAAAGGTTCCGCCAAAGACCGCTAGTTTCTGCATTGTTTTCACCCGGAACTCCCTTGTTTTTTTATCATATTACTTTTTTCCCGCTTTGGGAAGCATTATTTTCGGGTCCTTTTCGTTTTTGCGGTACAAAACGAACCGGGAACCGATCACCTGCACGGATTCGGCGTGAACCAGGGCGGC
This window contains:
- the rsfS gene encoding ribosome silencing factor, with the protein product MTSLELAAKAAKILDSKKAKDLKIIGIRDVSILADYFVLATGTSSTHVKALADETEFQLEESGLKPGHKEGYRSNSWVLLDYGNVVVHVFTEESRKFYDLDRLWQDGEIVYLSPYLN
- the yqeK gene encoding bis(5'-nucleosyl)-tetraphosphatase (symmetrical) YqeK gives rise to the protein MNFESYQSAIRTLLGDQRYEHSVCVSRAAAQLARRYGADEKKAETAGILHDIMKDLPREEQRNLMDRYGIRLTEVERCAPKLWHAMLGAEYIRRELGVTDPEILQAVRYHTTGRENMTLLDKILFIADFISDDRDYPGVERMREAARNSLEEAMIAGIVFTIKDLADAKRPIHPDTIAAYNHTILQNQS
- the nadD gene encoding nicotinate-nucleotide adenylyltransferase; translation: MQKLAVFGGTFNPVHNGHLHLVRQFAQRIGADRVLLIPTKIPPHKVIRDLAPARDRLEMCRLAVERDGFEVSAIEIERDGPSYTSDTLLAVKRENPGSELFFITGEDMFLTLGKWHEPEKIYSLATVCAAPRSERGCEALNEYAERVGRAGAKTMICDIEFLPISSTMVRNAARKKENLSAYVPQAVADYIYRHHLYSEESYEL
- the leuS gene encoding leucine--tRNA ligase codes for the protein MKYDHRPIEKKWQDRWEEAGVFHASDRHDMPKYYTLIEFPYPSGQGLHVGHPRSYTAMDIIARKRRMQGYNVLYPIGWDAFGLPSENYAIKNHVHPAEVTKKNVARFKEQLKSLGLSFDWTREINTTDPEYYKWTQWIFLQLFKHGLAYKKEMAVNWCTSCKCVLANEEVVNGVCERCGSEVVRKVKSQWMLKITEYAQRLIDDLALVDYPDRVKSQQINWIGRSTGAEVDFATTAGDQLTVYTTRPDTLYGVTYMVVSPEHPLLEKWKGMVKNPDEVSAYQEEASKKSDFERTEVAKDKTGVRLDGISAINPVNGTEIPIFISDYVLVSYGTGAIMAVPAHDTRDWEFAKKFGLPIIEVVKGGSVQEEAFTDCGTGILVNSGILNGLSVEEAKKKIIDALIEKGIGRAKVNFKLRDWVFSRQRYWGEPIPIVKCPKCGYVPVPESELPIRLPNVKSYEPTDNGESPLAHMTDWVNTTCPHCGGPAQRETDTMPQWAGSSWYFLRYTDAHDHDALASQDALKYWTPVDWYNGGMEHTTLHVLYSRFWHKFLYDIGVVPTPEPYAKRTSHGMILGENGEKMSKSRGNVVNPDDIVREYGADTMRLYEMFIGDFEKAAPWSTNGIKGCRRFVERFWNLQDIVCGGDEIRRELEVPFNKAIKKVGEDVENLKFNTAIAALMSLINDVTAAGSITKGELRTFTLLLNLFAPHVCEEVWENQRFGGMVCQQEWPEFDEAKCVDETIEIAVQVNGKVRARLTVPADIAKEDALSQAKANGKISAEIEGKKLVKEIYVPAKLVNLVVR